In the genome of Rhodoplanes sp. Z2-YC6860, one region contains:
- a CDS encoding CaiB/BaiF CoA transferase family protein encodes MPSPLAGIKVVEATTMITGPLAGMLLADLGAEVVKLENPNGGDPFRTFRGKDHSPHFLSYNRNKKSIALDIRSEQGKDVLLRLIRKADVFIENFRPGVMERLGLGRAILMKENPRLICCAISGFGATGPYKDRPAYDAVAQALAGTSSLFFHGDPVITGPSISDNLTGMYASQGILAALVERGTTGRGRTVDVNMLEATMAFMPDPFLAHTMLGLPAEPLMRSRASQSYALRCSDEKLVSIHMSSQEKFWMAVLEAFGVRNLATDPRFNNRAGRVDNYLELAQELQKVAETAPRNHWMERLEANDVPHAPVNSLPEVMTDPQVQHLGSFYEMRHPVRGAYQAIRRPVYFDGSRDDQALDLPPNLNADGERILRDLGYGESEIESWRRHNEQVAASKAK; translated from the coding sequence ATGCCGTCACCTCTCGCAGGCATCAAAGTCGTCGAAGCCACGACCATGATCACCGGGCCGCTGGCCGGCATGCTGCTGGCCGATCTCGGCGCGGAGGTCGTGAAGCTGGAGAATCCGAACGGAGGCGATCCATTCCGTACATTTCGCGGAAAGGATCACTCGCCTCATTTCCTGTCCTACAACAGGAACAAGAAGAGCATCGCGCTCGATATCCGGAGCGAGCAGGGCAAGGACGTGCTGCTCCGGCTGATCCGGAAAGCGGACGTGTTCATCGAGAATTTCCGGCCAGGGGTCATGGAGCGACTGGGATTAGGCCGCGCCATCCTCATGAAGGAAAATCCGAGATTGATCTGTTGCGCGATCAGCGGTTTCGGAGCGACCGGGCCCTACAAGGACCGGCCTGCCTATGACGCCGTGGCGCAGGCGCTTGCCGGCACGTCATCGCTCTTCTTTCACGGGGATCCCGTGATCACCGGGCCGTCCATCTCCGACAACCTGACCGGGATGTACGCGAGCCAGGGCATCCTTGCGGCGTTGGTCGAGCGCGGCACGACGGGGCGCGGGCGAACTGTCGACGTCAACATGCTCGAAGCGACGATGGCCTTCATGCCCGACCCGTTTCTGGCGCATACCATGCTCGGCTTGCCGGCCGAACCGCTCATGCGCTCGCGCGCATCGCAATCCTACGCGTTGCGTTGCTCCGATGAGAAACTTGTATCGATCCACATGTCGTCACAGGAGAAATTCTGGATGGCGGTGTTGGAGGCATTCGGCGTCCGGAATCTTGCGACTGATCCTCGTTTCAACAACCGGGCCGGCCGCGTCGACAACTACCTTGAATTGGCTCAGGAGCTGCAAAAGGTCGCCGAGACCGCGCCGCGCAACCATTGGATGGAGCGTCTGGAAGCCAACGACGTGCCGCACGCGCCGGTCAATTCTCTGCCGGAGGTGATGACGGATCCGCAGGTGCAGCATCTCGGCTCGTTTTATGAGATGCGTCATCCGGTACGCGGCGCGTATCAGGCCATACGACGACCGGTATACTTCGATGGTTCTCGGGACGATCAGGCGCTCGATCTGCCACCCAATCTGAATGCAGATGGTGAGCGC